From uncultured Bacteroides sp., a single genomic window includes:
- a CDS encoding triple tyrosine motif-containing protein yields the protein MKNRIILCIAVFQTIIYSAFSIHPIVRNFSRSTYKAGTQNWDIIQTNSNCVYFANNDGLLEFDGWKWSNYPIRNNTNIRSVMYDPDNRRIYAGAFNEFGYYALSKNGVMTYHSLIDKVPKLNKNFNEIWNIHKSDNSIYFQGNKEIFRYNNGSIKVFSFHNKIDCSALVYNSFIIASSEGGIYSLSGNLFVKFPCSKILKGKKVCAILPFAQHKILFVTDFNGLYLFDGEKIESYTTDINEFLKKSQVFCAATNGQQIAFGTVVNGLVVKGLSDNSTFYVNTFSGLQNNTILSITYDKQNNLWLGLDKGIDYVQVNSPVYSLFGSNNLYGAGYASLLKDNILYLGTNQGLYTTNYPIKNTPEPIKLSLISKIQGQVWCLYRVENTIFCGNDQGAYIINGTNIEKIPNVNGAWNFRLLKHAPGNTILGCSYEGLFILKEIGNRWKFLNFIKGFTESSGMYEEDDEGKIWFSHWVKGLFRLTLNKKLDHVIKIDHFGTKVGLPTNRNNTVFRFNNQLIFSSEYGFYFYNRKLNRMTPFNKINKYFPTQMNSMRLYETPMKDFFCVSGTFFGAAFANRNNTYTIDSLSFKYLRDKLIIGFENFNFIDKKNVLVSTEDGFSWIYLTRKNNSKNNYGKVFVKNIYVTNGCDSLVDGQRGDDPGTNIEHEFPFTDNSLRFEYIYPEFRNENAVTYSYYLENYDKGWSNYSSINVREYTKLKKGSYIFHLRAKNNFESVIAETSYKFTIRPPWYESQFAYICYFILLLVFLWGVVQFINMQSRKKAHEVEQQKEAELKEQQMRYKADSEEKENEIFALKNQSLQYTLRHKSQELASSTLNLIRKNEILQKINNDLNKINEDILGKQDMAKSMKLLEKVQDDIKQNIKHDNDWKRFEQNFDLVYEDYLKRLSERFPQLNVRDKKLCAYLRMDLCSKDIAPLLNMSVRSVEMTRYRLRKKMGIGRDVNLSELLQRI from the coding sequence ATGAAGAATAGAATTATATTATGCATTGCTGTCTTTCAAACTATCATTTATTCTGCCTTTTCAATTCACCCTATAGTCCGTAATTTTTCAAGAAGTACATATAAAGCAGGTACTCAGAATTGGGATATAATCCAAACTAATAGCAACTGCGTATATTTTGCTAATAATGATGGCTTATTGGAATTTGATGGTTGGAAATGGAGTAATTATCCTATCAGAAATAATACAAACATACGTTCTGTTATGTACGATCCGGATAATAGGCGAATTTATGCAGGAGCATTTAATGAATTTGGATATTATGCTTTAAGTAAAAACGGTGTTATGACTTATCATTCATTAATAGATAAGGTTCCTAAATTGAATAAGAACTTTAATGAAATCTGGAACATTCATAAATCTGATAATTCTATTTATTTTCAGGGAAACAAAGAAATATTCAGGTATAATAATGGCTCAATTAAAGTGTTCTCTTTTCACAATAAGATTGATTGTTCGGCATTAGTGTATAATTCGTTTATTATTGCAAGTTCAGAAGGTGGTATATATTCATTGAGCGGAAATTTATTTGTGAAATTTCCTTGTTCAAAGATTTTAAAGGGCAAAAAAGTTTGTGCGATCTTACCTTTTGCCCAACATAAAATACTATTTGTTACCGATTTTAATGGATTATATTTATTTGACGGAGAAAAGATTGAATCGTATACTACAGATATTAATGAGTTCCTCAAAAAGAGTCAAGTGTTTTGTGCGGCAACTAATGGTCAACAAATAGCTTTTGGCACAGTTGTGAATGGTTTAGTTGTAAAAGGACTATCGGATAACTCAACATTTTATGTTAATACATTTTCCGGCTTGCAGAATAATACAATATTGAGTATTACCTATGATAAACAAAATAATTTATGGTTAGGATTAGACAAAGGTATTGATTATGTACAAGTCAATTCTCCGGTATATTCTTTATTTGGTTCTAATAATCTATATGGAGCAGGTTATGCATCGTTATTGAAAGATAATATTCTATATTTGGGTACAAATCAGGGGTTATATACAACAAACTATCCAATAAAAAATACACCTGAACCCATAAAGCTAAGTCTCATTAGTAAAATACAAGGTCAAGTCTGGTGCTTATATAGGGTAGAGAATACTATTTTTTGTGGAAATGATCAGGGAGCTTATATTATTAATGGGACTAATATAGAAAAGATACCTAATGTAAATGGCGCGTGGAATTTTCGTCTTTTGAAACATGCACCAGGAAATACTATATTAGGCTGCTCATATGAAGGTCTTTTTATTCTTAAAGAGATAGGCAACCGATGGAAATTTTTAAACTTTATAAAGGGATTTACGGAATCTAGTGGTATGTATGAAGAAGACGATGAAGGCAAGATTTGGTTTAGCCATTGGGTCAAAGGACTTTTTCGACTGACTTTGAATAAAAAACTTGATCATGTTATAAAGATAGATCATTTTGGTACAAAAGTGGGATTACCAACCAATCGTAATAACACAGTTTTTCGTTTCAATAATCAATTAATTTTTTCTTCTGAATACGGATTTTATTTTTATAATAGAAAATTAAATAGGATGACTCCTTTTAATAAAATAAATAAATACTTTCCAACGCAAATGAACTCAATGCGTTTGTATGAGACTCCTATGAAAGATTTTTTTTGTGTGTCCGGAACATTTTTCGGTGCTGCATTTGCTAATCGCAATAACACATATACAATTGATTCTCTTTCATTCAAGTATTTAAGAGATAAATTAATAATAGGATTTGAAAATTTTAATTTTATTGATAAAAAGAATGTTCTGGTTAGTACCGAAGATGGATTTTCCTGGATATATTTAACAAGAAAAAATAATAGTAAAAATAACTACGGAAAGGTTTTTGTTAAGAATATATATGTAACAAATGGCTGTGATTCTTTAGTTGATGGACAAAGGGGAGATGATCCTGGTACAAATATTGAACATGAATTTCCCTTCACGGACAATTCTTTGCGATTTGAATACATTTATCCTGAGTTTAGAAATGAGAATGCTGTTACATACAGCTATTATTTAGAAAATTATGATAAAGGTTGGTCGAATTACTCATCTATAAATGTAAGAGAATATACGAAATTAAAGAAAGGTTCCTATATATTTCATCTGAGAGCAAAAAATAATTTTGAGTCAGTTATAGCAGAGACTTCTTATAAATTTACTATCCGGCCTCCATGGTACGAAAGCCAGTTTGCATATATTTGTTATTTTATACTACTATTAGTTTTTCTATGGGGAGTTGTTCAATTTATTAACATGCAGTCAAGGAAAAAAGCTCATGAAGTAGAACAGCAGAAAGAAGCTGAACTTAAAGAACAACAAATGCGCTATAAGGCAGATTCTGAGGAGAAAGAAAATGAAATTTTTGCTCTAAAGAATCAGAGTTTACAGTATACTTTACGTCATAAATCACAAGAATTGGCGAGTTCTACACTTAACTTAATCCGGAAAAATGAAATTCTGCAAAAGATAAACAATGACTTAAATAAAATAAATGAGGATATTTTAGGGAAACAAGATATGGCAAAGTCTATGAAATTGCTAGAGAAAGTACAAGATGATATAAAACAGAATATTAAGCATGATAACGATTGGAAAAGGTTTGAACAAAACTTTGATTTGGTTTATGAGGATTACTTAAAACGTTTAAGCGAAAGATTTCCTCAGCTCAATGTCCGTGATAAAAAGCTTTGCGCTTATCTCAGGATGGATTTATGTTCTAAAGATATTGCTCCTCTTTTAAACATGTCGGTAAGAAGTGTGGAAATGACACGATATCGTTTACGAAAGAAAATGGGAATAGGAAGAGATGTTAACTTATCAGAGCTTTTGCAGAGGATATAG
- a CDS encoding TolC family protein — MKTTIKKHIVTCALIYMACLQGNAQTSVQPLTYSQYMEKVNAGNLEYAAEKLNVSISEAEAIAAKVRNDPQLGFSYFNNEQAKKKMGYGGSVSISQTVTFGKRTAAVELARSENSLTIALLADYLRNLRADATVAYMEALKQDQLYKVKQNAYQNIFELAKSDSIRLSKGKIMEIDAIQSKLEAGIMYNELLQSESEMKNALTSLSVYTGTKDASLLFHPDASLHIARRSFDLPDLIRQGTVSRSDITAAMQNVEVANRALKVACRERNMDVDVSLEVSHNAQVKNEDAPAPAYSGVTAGIAIPLQFSRLNKGAILAAKHRTEQASIQYDQAVLQVQNEILKAYHQYESLTKQVEHYENGMLEQANQVLKGKIYSYSRGEVSLLEVLNAQRTYDDVQALYYETLFNYASAMVELEKSAGAWDIKL; from the coding sequence ATGAAAACAACTATAAAAAAGCACATTGTTACATGTGCACTAATCTATATGGCATGTCTGCAAGGTAACGCACAGACATCCGTGCAACCGCTCACCTACTCCCAGTATATGGAGAAGGTAAATGCAGGAAATCTGGAATATGCTGCAGAAAAGCTTAACGTAAGCATCTCCGAGGCAGAAGCCATTGCTGCCAAAGTAAGAAACGACCCGCAGCTTGGATTCAGTTACTTCAACAATGAACAGGCAAAAAAGAAAATGGGATACGGAGGTTCTGTATCCATTTCGCAGACAGTTACCTTTGGCAAACGAACAGCAGCAGTAGAACTGGCTCGCAGTGAGAATTCTCTTACCATAGCCCTTCTTGCCGACTACTTACGCAATCTAAGGGCAGATGCCACCGTTGCCTATATGGAAGCACTGAAGCAAGATCAGTTGTACAAGGTTAAACAGAATGCTTACCAGAATATCTTTGAACTGGCAAAGTCAGACAGTATACGTCTTTCTAAAGGAAAGATCATGGAGATAGACGCTATTCAGAGCAAGCTTGAAGCAGGAATCATGTACAACGAACTGTTGCAATCGGAATCAGAGATGAAGAATGCTCTTACATCCCTTTCGGTGTATACCGGAACAAAAGACGCTTCTCTCCTCTTTCATCCTGATGCATCGCTGCACATCGCCCGTCGCAGTTTCGACCTGCCCGACTTAATCAGACAAGGAACTGTTTCAAGATCGGACATTACCGCAGCCATGCAGAATGTCGAGGTAGCCAATCGTGCCCTGAAGGTAGCATGCCGTGAAAGAAACATGGATGTTGATGTATCTCTCGAGGTGAGCCACAATGCACAGGTAAAGAACGAAGATGCACCAGCGCCTGCATATTCAGGAGTAACAGCCGGAATAGCTATTCCGTTACAATTCTCCCGACTGAATAAAGGCGCTATTCTGGCTGCGAAACATCGCACCGAGCAAGCCTCCATTCAGTATGACCAGGCAGTTTTGCAGGTTCAGAATGAGATATTAAAAGCATATCATCAGTATGAGTCACTCACCAAACAGGTGGAACATTATGAGAACGGTATGCTGGAGCAAGCCAATCAGGTATTGAAAGGCAAAATATACAGCTACAGCCGCGGAGAGGTTTCCCTTCTCGAAGTGCTGAATGCTCAGCGCACCTATGATGATGTTCAGGCACTCTATTACGAAACCCTGTTCAACTATGCATCTGCCATGGTAGAACTCGAAAAGAGCGCCGGAGCATGGGATATTAAACTGTAA
- a CDS encoding CusA/CzcA family heavy metal efflux RND transporter gives MKKLINLAIHRRGLMFVVFCFIAVIGYYSWDQLAIDAYPDIADVTVQVVTQVPGLAAEEIEQQISIPIERTLNGLPGMTVMRSRNSFGISTITLVFEDGVDDYWARQRVQERLGDVVLPYNAVPGLNPLTSATGEIFRYVLESKNHDLRELTDLNKWVVIPRLKQVTGVADVSNFGGITTQYQIEVDPHKMEQYNISLSDIKDKIEKNNINAGGSILNRGDLSYVIRGIGLVKDLNDLGQVVLKSENGVPVYLNDVGKLKYGNLERKGVLGYCDSKINLTDGVEGIVQMLRFQNPSSVLKDVHLAVDELNSSILPKGVTIHPFVDRTNLVETTLHTVSHTLLEGMILVVLVLIVFLGNWRGALLVALTIPLSLLIAFILMHVTGIPANLLSLGAIDFGILVDGAIVMMETILKKRESNPLVPLQEESIMKRAFEVAKPILFSTLIIITAYLPLFTFQHIEKKLFTPMAYTVGYALLGALAVSFFLIPGLAFMAYRKPSKIYKNKWLEKLSDIYHRQTVNILKKPKRVLAPLAVILLLAGVFSYTVGKDFLPPLDEGSIWVQMQLPPGISIDRSKQMAEDFRKTIMKFDEVSYVMTQVGRDDAGTDAFSLSHVECSVGLKPYDTWKNGKKKADLIEEMSAALKKMPGYTVGFSQPIIDMVMDQVAGAHSDLAVKIYGENLADTRRVSEQVEKTLKGIKGAEDVTIDEEPPLPQLQIIADRDRIAQYGLNISDVTDLIEMAIGGTSVSQIFVGSKSYDVTCRFNEESRSTPEEIGNLMLTTDSGVKIPLSQVAQIKMTTGASTITREMNKRHLTVRVNLRGVDLTSFLQEANRQIDKNVEYNKQNIHIKWGGQFENQQRAYSRLAVVIPLALGIMLLLLFGAFGKFRQAALQMSVIPLAVFGGMLALNLRGMTLNVSSAVGFIALVGVAIQNGVIMVSHINNLRKDGKDLYEAVVTGTRHRFRPVLMTATVAVLGLLPASFSTGIGSDVQRPLATVIVYGLLFSTVITLYVLPALYFMIENHQLKLERKRVQEEEKQQKLYESNQDKV, from the coding sequence ATGAAAAAGTTAATCAATCTGGCAATACATCGGCGAGGTCTGATGTTTGTCGTGTTTTGCTTTATAGCCGTTATCGGGTATTATTCATGGGATCAGCTGGCCATTGATGCGTATCCGGATATTGCCGATGTTACGGTACAGGTGGTAACACAGGTTCCGGGACTGGCTGCTGAGGAAATAGAGCAACAAATTAGTATTCCTATCGAACGGACACTGAACGGACTTCCAGGAATGACAGTGATGCGAAGCCGGAACTCCTTTGGTATATCGACCATTACTCTTGTTTTTGAAGACGGTGTCGATGATTACTGGGCACGGCAGCGGGTTCAGGAACGTCTGGGTGATGTGGTACTGCCTTATAACGCCGTTCCGGGACTTAATCCACTCACTTCTGCTACGGGTGAAATATTCCGTTATGTGCTGGAAAGCAAGAATCATGACCTACGTGAACTGACCGACCTCAACAAATGGGTGGTCATTCCCCGGTTAAAACAAGTTACCGGTGTGGCCGATGTAAGCAACTTCGGAGGAATCACCACTCAATATCAGATAGAGGTTGATCCGCATAAAATGGAGCAATACAACATCTCACTGTCTGATATCAAAGATAAGATAGAGAAAAACAATATCAATGCCGGAGGTAGTATTCTTAACCGTGGCGATCTTAGTTATGTGATACGTGGGATAGGGCTTGTAAAAGACCTGAACGATCTGGGACAGGTAGTTCTGAAATCAGAGAACGGTGTTCCTGTTTACCTCAACGATGTAGGTAAACTGAAATATGGTAATCTGGAACGCAAAGGCGTGCTTGGCTACTGCGACAGCAAGATCAATCTCACCGACGGGGTAGAAGGCATTGTCCAGATGCTTCGTTTCCAGAACCCTTCATCGGTTCTGAAAGATGTTCATCTGGCTGTAGATGAGCTTAATAGCTCCATACTTCCTAAAGGAGTAACAATTCATCCGTTTGTGGACCGCACCAATCTGGTAGAGACTACACTACACACCGTTTCACATACCTTGCTTGAAGGTATGATACTGGTTGTACTTGTGCTTATTGTATTCCTTGGTAACTGGAGAGGAGCTTTGCTGGTAGCCTTGACTATTCCACTGTCATTGCTGATAGCCTTCATATTGATGCACGTAACCGGCATACCTGCCAACTTGCTCTCATTGGGAGCTATAGACTTTGGTATATTGGTGGACGGAGCCATTGTAATGATGGAAACCATCCTGAAAAAGCGGGAAAGCAATCCACTTGTACCACTGCAGGAAGAGTCTATTATGAAGCGGGCATTCGAAGTAGCCAAGCCTATTCTTTTCTCAACACTCATTATCATTACAGCTTACCTTCCGCTATTTACATTTCAGCATATTGAAAAGAAACTGTTTACCCCAATGGCCTACACCGTGGGATATGCATTACTGGGAGCACTAGCTGTATCTTTCTTCCTGATACCAGGACTTGCATTCATGGCCTATCGTAAGCCAAGCAAGATATATAAAAATAAATGGCTGGAAAAACTGTCTGATATCTATCACAGACAGACTGTCAATATACTGAAGAAGCCTAAAAGAGTACTTGCACCTCTTGCAGTAATCCTTTTACTGGCCGGAGTGTTCAGTTACACAGTAGGAAAAGACTTCCTTCCTCCGCTCGATGAAGGCTCTATTTGGGTTCAGATGCAGCTTCCTCCGGGAATCTCCATAGACAGATCCAAACAGATGGCTGAAGATTTCCGTAAAACAATCATGAAGTTTGATGAAGTGTCTTACGTAATGACGCAGGTAGGCCGTGATGATGCCGGAACTGATGCCTTCTCACTTTCGCATGTGGAATGCAGCGTGGGACTAAAGCCTTACGACACCTGGAAAAACGGAAAGAAGAAAGCCGATCTGATAGAAGAAATGTCAGCAGCACTGAAAAAGATGCCGGGATATACCGTAGGATTCTCACAACCCATTATCGACATGGTGATGGATCAGGTTGCAGGAGCGCACAGTGACCTTGCCGTAAAGATTTACGGTGAAAATCTGGCCGATACACGCCGTGTCAGCGAACAAGTGGAAAAGACACTGAAAGGTATTAAAGGAGCCGAAGATGTGACAATAGACGAGGAACCTCCCCTGCCACAGTTGCAGATTATTGCTGACAGAGACCGGATTGCTCAGTACGGACTCAACATATCCGATGTGACAGATCTTATTGAGATGGCTATCGGAGGAACTTCCGTTTCTCAGATTTTTGTGGGAAGCAAGTCGTATGACGTAACCTGCCGCTTCAATGAAGAAAGCAGAAGCACGCCTGAAGAGATCGGTAACCTGATGCTCACCACCGACTCGGGAGTCAAAATACCTCTTTCGCAGGTTGCACAGATAAAGATGACTACCGGAGCCAGTACCATTACCCGTGAAATGAACAAGCGCCACCTCACTGTACGTGTCAATCTCCGCGGAGTAGATTTAACCTCCTTCCTGCAGGAAGCAAACAGACAGATTGACAAGAACGTGGAGTACAACAAACAGAACATCCATATCAAATGGGGCGGACAGTTTGAAAATCAGCAACGCGCCTATTCACGGTTGGCAGTAGTCATCCCGCTCGCTCTTGGCATTATGCTACTCTTGCTGTTCGGGGCTTTCGGCAAGTTCCGCCAGGCAGCACTGCAGATGAGTGTTATTCCATTAGCTGTATTCGGAGGCATGCTTGCCCTCAACCTCAGAGGCATGACGCTGAATGTGTCTTCCGCTGTAGGTTTCATTGCACTGGTTGGTGTAGCCATACAGAACGGAGTGATTATGGTATCACATATCAATAACCTCCGCAAAGATGGAAAAGATCTTTATGAAGCAGTAGTAACAGGAACCCGTCACCGTTTCCGTCCGGTACTGATGACAGCTACTGTTGCCGTGCTCGGTTTGCTGCCTGCTTCCTTCTCCACCGGCATCGGTTCGGATGTGCAACGTCCGCTAGCCACTGTAATTGTTTACGGATTGCTGTTCTCTACAGTCATCACCCTTTATGTGCTTCCGGCACTCTATTTCATGATAGAAAATCATCAGCTTAAGCTGGAACGGAAAAGAGTTCAGGAAGAGGAGAAACAACAGAAACTTTACGAATCTAATCAGGATAAAGTATGA
- a CDS encoding efflux RND transporter periplasmic adaptor subunit — translation MKKYVYLLLIVTAVSSCKQKEDTKESREFTVQGDTIIVSNESSLSGKLKTTIATPETYYPGFTTSGVVKAIPTNYAEIASPFAGRITKSLVRLGQKVAAGSPIFEISSPAFFETTKAYYQAKQEMSLAYKSLKREKDLLQNKVGVEKEKEEAELNYELKKKDFENAKAALQVYRINPSQLTLGHPLVVRSPISGEVVKSNIVLGQYLKEDAEPVAIIANLDKVWVVAHVKEKDVSLIRNLSEVEISLVAMPEKKIKGTIYHINEMMDEETRSVEVLIECNNANRLMKPGMYGSVKLTDTPSPKILIPASAVLQQENNNYVLVSAGNNKYVKRKVTTVSATSDRLVVLSGLNSGEYVVTKGAFYLNDAR, via the coding sequence ATGAAAAAATATGTATATCTGTTGCTGATAGTAACAGCTGTATCTTCATGTAAGCAAAAAGAAGATACAAAAGAAAGCCGTGAGTTCACGGTTCAGGGAGATACTATTATTGTATCCAATGAGTCATCCTTATCAGGAAAGTTAAAAACAACTATAGCTACTCCGGAAACCTACTATCCTGGTTTCACCACATCGGGAGTGGTAAAGGCCATTCCAACCAACTATGCAGAAATAGCTTCACCATTTGCCGGAAGAATCACTAAATCACTGGTCCGTCTGGGACAAAAGGTTGCAGCCGGAAGTCCAATCTTTGAGATCAGTTCTCCGGCTTTCTTTGAGACAACAAAAGCTTATTATCAAGCCAAACAGGAAATGAGTCTGGCATACAAAAGTCTGAAGCGGGAAAAAGATTTGCTTCAGAACAAAGTTGGCGTTGAAAAAGAAAAAGAAGAAGCCGAGCTTAATTATGAGCTAAAGAAAAAAGACTTCGAGAATGCAAAAGCAGCCTTACAGGTTTATCGTATCAATCCTAGCCAGCTGACCTTAGGTCACCCACTGGTTGTGCGCTCGCCGATATCCGGAGAAGTGGTAAAAAGCAATATCGTACTGGGGCAGTATCTCAAAGAAGATGCTGAACCTGTGGCAATCATTGCCAATCTTGATAAGGTATGGGTTGTGGCTCATGTGAAAGAGAAAGACGTAAGCTTAATCCGTAACCTGTCCGAAGTAGAGATATCACTGGTTGCCATGCCCGAAAAGAAAATAAAGGGAACGATTTACCACATCAATGAAATGATGGACGAGGAAACCCGGTCAGTAGAAGTGCTTATAGAATGTAATAATGCTAACCGATTAATGAAACCCGGAATGTATGGTAGTGTAAAACTGACAGACACACCTTCTCCCAAAATACTAATTCCGGCCTCAGCAGTACTGCAGCAGGAAAATAATAATTATGTGCTTGTATCTGCAGGCAACAACAAGTATGTAAAGCGTAAAGTGACCACAGTTTCCGCAACAAGTGACAGGCTGGTAGTACTTTCCGGGCTTAATTCAGGAGAGTACGTAGTTACTAAAGGAGCTTTCTATCTAAATGATGCACGATAA
- a CDS encoding creatininase family protein, with the protein MDKEIDLSVSCYGVVKDLHYDVAILPWGATEPHNYHLPYLTDCIASKMIAVEAASVALKEYGVRCMVMPPIPLGSQNPGQHNLSFCIHARYQTQYAILTDVVASLHAQGMRKLIIINGHGGNNFKNMIRDLAFEYPDFLIVQSDWYSILPCKGYFEAPVDDHAGEQETSVIMHFQPELVDLSIAGNGDSRLFAISALNEKVGWTPRHWDRATKDTGVGNPKKASAEKGEKYVADLVPIIARLFAEVGKGELYE; encoded by the coding sequence ATGGATAAAGAAATAGACCTTTCGGTTAGCTGCTACGGTGTCGTGAAAGATTTGCACTATGATGTAGCTATTCTTCCCTGGGGGGCAACTGAACCTCATAATTATCATTTGCCGTATCTCACAGACTGTATCGCATCAAAGATGATTGCCGTCGAAGCAGCTTCTGTAGCCTTGAAGGAATACGGTGTGCGCTGTATGGTAATGCCACCCATACCGTTAGGATCTCAGAATCCGGGACAGCACAATCTTAGCTTCTGTATTCATGCCCGTTACCAGACTCAGTATGCCATACTGACTGACGTGGTTGCATCCCTGCATGCTCAGGGAATGCGAAAGCTTATTATTATTAACGGACACGGAGGTAATAACTTTAAGAACATGATCCGGGATCTTGCTTTTGAATATCCCGATTTTCTTATTGTACAATCCGACTGGTACTCAATATTACCCTGTAAAGGTTATTTTGAGGCACCGGTTGATGATCATGCAGGAGAACAGGAAACCTCTGTAATCATGCATTTTCAGCCGGAACTGGTCGACCTGAGCATAGCTGGTAATGGCGATTCCCGGCTATTTGCTATCTCGGCCCTGAATGAAAAAGTAGGCTGGACACCAAGACATTGGGATCGGGCGACAAAAGATACCGGGGTAGGTAATCCGAAAAAGGCGAGCGCTGAAAAAGGAGAAAAGTACGTTGCTGATCTGGTGCCAATTATTGCCAGATTGTTTGCAGAAGTGGGAAAAGGTGAACTTTATGAATAA
- a CDS encoding SDR family oxidoreductase — protein MQLQQQVILITGASSGFGRVSAQMLSERGHIVYGTSRKQADSQGKMTMLTMDVTDPDSIQQALSRIYSEQGRIDVLINNAGMGIGGALELATEEEVALQMNTNFFGVVNMCKAVLPYMRKAGHGKIINLSSIAGVMAVPYQGFYSASKFAIEGYSEALALELHPFNIKVCLVEPGDFNTGFTANRNISSATLNNKDYGTSFAETLALIEKAEAQGSNPIMLGAAICKIVEKKNPSFRTLVGPMEQIMFARCKGLLPDKLIQFVLRGFYKIK, from the coding sequence ATGCAATTACAGCAACAGGTTATTCTTATTACAGGAGCTTCCTCTGGATTCGGAAGAGTCAGTGCGCAGATGTTGTCCGAACGTGGACACATTGTTTACGGAACTAGTAGAAAACAAGCTGACAGTCAGGGTAAAATGACTATGCTGACTATGGATGTTACAGATCCGGATTCTATTCAGCAAGCACTCAGTCGCATTTATTCTGAACAAGGACGGATAGATGTACTTATCAACAATGCAGGTATGGGCATTGGCGGAGCATTGGAACTGGCCACCGAAGAGGAGGTTGCTCTGCAGATGAATACTAACTTCTTTGGAGTGGTAAATATGTGCAAAGCTGTGCTTCCTTATATGCGCAAAGCCGGACATGGAAAAATTATCAACCTTAGTTCTATAGCCGGTGTAATGGCCGTTCCTTATCAGGGCTTTTACTCTGCCTCTAAGTTTGCCATTGAAGGATACAGTGAGGCATTGGCATTGGAACTACATCCATTTAATATCAAAGTGTGTCTGGTAGAACCGGGAGACTTTAATACCGGATTCACAGCCAATCGCAATATTTCGTCTGCTACATTAAACAATAAAGATTACGGTACAAGCTTCGCTGAGACACTGGCCCTTATCGAGAAAGCTGAAGCTCAGGGGAGCAATCCCATAATGCTGGGGGCAGCAATCTGTAAGATCGTAGAGAAGAAGAATCCTTCCTTCCGTACACTTGTAGGTCCAATGGAGCAGATCATGTTTGCCCGCTGCAAAGGCTTGCTACCCGATAAACTGATTCAATTTGTATTGAGGGGATTTTATAAAATAAAATAG
- a CDS encoding MBL fold metallo-hydrolase has protein sequence MKLKYLMLMLAMLSTGFASAGSFDTDTFKTKSNKDVIITFIKHGSLMLTYNKQSIQIDPVSEYADYSAFPKADAILITHEHGDHLDQKAISILTKKGTSIVINESAQKKLGKGTVMKNGDKIKILGHITVEAVPAYNTTSGREMFHPRHRDNGYLLVIDGLRIYIAGDTEDIPEMKELKNIDVAFLPVNQPYTMTVPQAVHAAKMFMPKVLYPYHFGNTDVNKIKIELKGSSIDVRIRKME, from the coding sequence ATGAAACTTAAATATTTAATGCTTATGTTGGCTATGCTCTCAACGGGTTTTGCATCAGCCGGTTCATTTGATACTGATACATTTAAGACTAAAAGCAACAAAGATGTTATTATCACTTTCATTAAGCATGGAAGCTTGATGCTGACTTACAATAAACAATCTATTCAGATAGATCCGGTATCGGAATATGCTGATTACTCCGCTTTCCCAAAAGCAGATGCTATCCTCATCACTCATGAACACGGTGACCATCTGGATCAGAAAGCAATTAGTATTCTGACAAAGAAAGGAACCTCAATTGTAATCAATGAGTCTGCTCAAAAGAAACTAGGCAAGGGCACGGTTATGAAAAACGGAGATAAGATTAAGATTCTTGGTCATATAACAGTTGAGGCTGTTCCTGCTTATAATACTACCTCTGGCAGAGAAATGTTTCATCCCCGCCACCGTGATAATGGCTATTTACTTGTAATAGACGGATTGCGTATCTATATTGCAGGAGATACCGAGGATATCCCGGAGATGAAAGAGCTGAAAAACATTGATGTTGCGTTTCTTCCGGTTAACCAGCCATATACTATGACTGTTCCTCAGGCTGTTCATGCTGCAAAGATGTTTATGCCAAAAGTTCTTTATCCCTATCATTTTGGTAATACAGATGTGAATAAGATAAAGATAGAATTGAAAGGCAGCTCCATTGATGTTCGTATCAGAAAGATGGAATAG